TTGCCCGTCCGGGGGCAACTTTTATAAAGATAAGTATATTTAAGGATAAAAACGTAACTCGTCGTGACCTTTTAGCAGGATGCATTCCTGGCACCCGGTCCCGCTCTTAGGGTTCAATCAGGATCAGTTTCCGGACCATGATGGCATCTTCGGTTGAAATGCGCAGCAGATAGATCCCGGCAGGCACGCTGCCAATCACCGGGTTCCAGGTGAATGCGTGCTTCCCAACACCAAATTTACCTTCCGTCAGTATCTGAATGGTTTGCCCGTTATAACCGAGGATTTCGGTTTTCAGGTAAGTGTCTTCACTCAATTCCATTTCAACCAGTACCTGACCGCTGAAGGGATTGGGATAGACGCTCAAGGAAGTGTTCCTAGTGGCATCGTTGCCGGTACCCGAGATCAGATTATAATCAATGCCGATCAGTACTTTATGAAGATCGAATTCGGATTCGACATAAAGGGTATCATAGACCATCCAGGCCTGAGGGGCTTGCACAGGGAGAGCCACTTTGACCGTAAAGACCAGCGAATCCCCTCCGCCGAGAAGATAGGGCAGCGTAATATCCCAGGGTTCAATGTACCAGTAAAACATACCAATACCTTCCTTCGTGATCGTGTTGATCAGGATGTCCTGCTGGCCTGGATTCAGCACGGTGAAATCCTGACCGTAAGTCATCTGGTCATAGTTCAGGTAGATCAGCGAGTCCACGGATACGGCAAGATAGGGCAGGGATTCAACTGTAAAGTGGACCGGGAGGGTCAGCAGGGATTCATCGGGATCATTGGAAGAAATGAAAAGCTGGCCGTTGTATGTACCGGGCATCAGTTCACCGGCGTCGCACTGCACCTGGATCTGGGACTGGCCTCCTGCGAGCACCTGTCCTGTGTCGGGCACTACACTCAGCCACGGCCCCGGATCAAACGTGCTTCGCAGCGTCATGGTAATGCCTGTTGCCTGGTGCCCGCCTTCCTGGCCGGAGTCTTCGATCCAGATCTTCCAGGTGCCCATCATGGATTCCCCATTGAATGCATCCAGGTTTTTAGTGTAAGTACCGGGAAAGATATTGCCCGATATTTTTGCGACAGTGCCCAAAGGTGATTGCACCCAGAAAGAACCGTGATTTAACAGTCCGGGATAGAGGGTGTGCCAGGTATACACGATGGTCCAGCGACTGATGGTTTCGTCGTCCCCGACATAAACCTCGGTCCATCCTAATTCATCAAAGGTATTGGATGAATAGGCCGTCGGAGGAGGACTGTCGGGAATGGGGCAGGAGTAGTATTTATATTCGAGGATATTCGCATCGATGCCAAAGTTGAGTTGCATGTTACCGGTGTTGGAGATGACAAAGGTGCTGCCGGCTGCTTCACCTGTCAGGCAGGTAGCTTCGATTTGTTCGGCATTCAGGGCGATATCGGCTTCATAATTCATCTGGATGGTGAATTGGTGCGGATCAGCGGGGCCGATGTACGGGTGGTTGGCAGTCCGCCCCGACTGGTCGCTGACGGTCAGGTAGTAGGATATGATATCCGTTTCCCCGGCACCCGGAATGGAAGCGGTGTAGAGCGTATCGTTCTGGGAGGTCATCACCAGGGGAATAAAATTACCGTTGTTGATTTTGTAGTAGACTTTTGCCGAGTTAGGAGAGATGGCCGCACCGCTGAGTGGAATGATCGTGGCCTGGATCGCATAGCTATCCTGCTGGGGTTTGGTACCCCATAGCGGCATATGCCTGATCCAGAGCATTCCCAGGTCGGCAATTCCCTTGGCTCGGCAGTGGATGGCATCGGTGTTCTGCCAGCCGGGACCTTCTTCTGCATAGGTTCCGATGATCTCATAGCCGGGCATGGCTTCCTGGTAAGCATCCATGGCTTCATCGTCCCAGGAGCTGCCGGTCTGGGGGACAAACACCTTATCGTTCAGGATCAGCGAATTGGTATACGGAGTGCCGGGCGAAGTTCCGGGTGTGAAAACCCGGTAAACTTCATAGGGCTTGCCCCATCCACTGATCTGTTCTTCGAAATAATTCGCCACACCTTCAAATTCGCTGTACCGGGGATCACTCGGCGGTACCTGGCCGATCAATACCTTATCCACATCCAGGAATTTTCCCCAGCAGTCGATATGCTCTATGTAATCATTGAGCGGATCCTCCACGACATGATAGGCACTGAGACCAAGGTAGTCAAACATTCTGGAGTCAACCTCATCCGGTGTCAGGGGAGGATTCTGTAGGCTCATGTCAGCGTTTTCAGTGTACACCAGCGTCGTGGAGGATGATTTCCCGTAAAAGTCGGTCATGTAATTGCCTCCGGTATGAACGACATCCATTCCAAACAGGTTGATCCCCAGCGCACCTGCCAGCACGACAGGAACATTGTCGTCATTAGGCCGTGGACGGTTATAGGGAAAATCAACGATGCCAAACTCGTTATTCCCGTCGATGATGAACCAGGGACCGTAATCCCGTGTCCAATACGAATCGGTGGGTGCGTACATAAAATTGCAGTTTTCCAGGTCGACACCGTGGCTCTGGTAGAGGTTCTTGACGGTATTTTCCTGATCAGCACCCGTGACGATCGTTGTCACAACGATGTCTTCCGACATTTCAGCGACCAGGGAATAGGGTATGCCGAGCGGGTACCGGATCAGCACCCCTTGCATCGGGGCGAATTCAGCCACGTTAAAGACCGGTCCCTCCGCCGGATCGGTCGGGGTGAAGCTGCGGTTGTCCCACGAACGGATCAGCATCTCTTCCTCGCTGAGGTAATGCATCTTTTGCCAGACGGGAATTTCTTTATCCTGCTGGGAATAGGCAGGAGTGAACGTGCCCGCGAAAAACAGGAAATTGACCAGAAGCACGCTGGTGAAAATCCTTATGAATAAATGAGAGTTCGTATTTAACATAGGATTGTTGTAAGTTTTGTGCAAAAGTAATGTGTTTTGGTCATTCCATGTCAGGAAGCGATTTTTCCCTGATTTGCTTAACGGCAGGTTTTGCTTCAGGGATTGGATGGGAACTGTACCGTGCAGGATTCCATCACCCTGATCAGGTAGGCCCTGCCCGGTTCCAGGGCTGTCAGGGTGAAAATGTTCATCGACGGCCAGTAGATCTGAGGTCCTGCAATTTCCTTGACAACGACCAGGTTGGTACCCAGCGCCGAGAAAATGCCGGTTTCGGTAGTAGAAACAGGAAATGAGGACAGAACAGGCAGCAGATTCCATCCAGGTACCAGTGAAACCTCTGTATCGGTCGTTTCACTTCCGGTGACCAACAGGGTTACACTGTTTGTCACCTTGCAGAAATATCCCTGGTAAGGATTCCAGGTAAGCAGGGAATACAGATTCCCTCCGGGCCAGTAGCTGTCTTCCGGATCCGACAGGACTTCAAGCGAATCTCCGATGGGTCCGAACAGCACTACGATGGAATCGTTGATGGGTACGACATAGGACGAAATGCCGCTCCAGCCTGCCGGCAGGTTCACAGAATGGATGTACCGGAAAGCGGACAGTCCGCCCAACAGCGTTTGACCTCCCTGTGTATAAACCTGTGGGCCAAGTACATATTCCGGTATGGCATCGAAATCCTCTCCATCCGGCATCGAATGGATTTTCCACCGGAAAGCTTCTCCGGTGATAAAACCGTCTTTTACCGGGGTGTCGGGATCATCGCCATAGGCAAGGATGTCGACCGGCATATTCCCCTTCCACCTTGTCACCCCGGAGCATGTCATCTGGCCGTCGCTCTCATAGAAAACGCCAATATAATCGCCTGGGATGATGGGCTCGCCGTTGATGGTTGGCCAGGCGCTGACCAGGATGTGGATCAGATGGTGCTGGGGCTGCAAGGTCATCATCCAGCCGGGAGGAACCACATAAAGCCTGGCTGCCTGTGAAATCACGGGTGTGCCGCAGGCGCCGGAGACCCTGCAGTGGTACAATCTATCGTTCAATGCCGGGGGAGCCGAAATAATGCTCAGGACACTGGTCGCAGTTCCCTGATATACCCCATCATCCACCAGGCTGACCCATCCTGTTCCATCCGGATGCATCATCTGCCATTGATAGTTCAGGTTTTCAAGGAAGGAAACCTCAAACTGGGCGTTCTGGTTGAATTCCGCCACCACGGATTCAGGCTGCTGGGAAATAACCGGAAAGGGAAGGACGGTCACCTGCAGCGATTTTGGCGCTCCCTGTCCGCAGGTATTGATCCCTTTTACGGTGACCGGGCCGCTGACCATGACAGAATCAAGGGTTACGGTGATCTGGTTTGTCGTGCTGGTCCCGTTCATACCTGGTGGCAGTGTCCAGAGATAACTGTCGGCACCCCCAATGGGGCTGACCTGATACGAAACCGGTTCTCCTCCCGGGCATACCTGCTGCGGACCGCTGATGGGACCTGGTACCTGAGGCACGGTGGTGATCTGCATCAGCAGGGTATCCATCATGACGATGGTATCGAACACATTGAATACTTTTAACGTGACGGAAAATGTGCCCGTAGTGTTATAGGCCACTTTCGGATTGGGGACCGTGGAGTAGGCAGGCAGCCCGCCCGGGAATTGCCACTGACGGCCTGTGGTGATCCCGGTGGAAAGATCGGTGAAGGAAGCCGTGTCGCCCTTGCAGAGCAAGCTGTCCGATACCGTGAAATCAGCGTCAATGCCCGAATCAAGGCTGGTGATCTTATAGGCGGCGTCCCAGATGATACCGGGGACACTGACCACCAGGTTCCCGTTGGTCACAGCTTTAATGGACGATGAATCGGGCAGTCCTGTCGAACCATTGTACCACTGGAATGAATAGTAACTGTTGTTCAGGCCGGAGAAATTCATCACGCCGCCGCTCAGCGGGGATGGTGTCCCGTACTGGTTGATATAGGCATAATTGTAATACCGGTTCTGAACCCAGCCGCTCACCTGGTTCGGGTCTTTCAGGGCAAAACTTCTGCATACCGGAGCATAATTCACGAAGACATATTTTTCGACCTCAATGTACATGCTGCCGGAATTGTCGACAAAAATCTCATGATTCCCCACTGCCACATTGACGGTATAGGTTGAATTTGAATTGGCAACCTGTTCCAGGACCTTCACTCCGTCAACGTAAATTTTAAGGGTGGACAACAACACATTGCTTCCGGTCTTCACCCTGAACTGCCCCGCCTTGGTGTAATTTACAAAAAAGTGGGGCGGATTCCGGCTGCCCGGGTAAAGATATCCATAGAGCATGTAATTCAGGTAACTGTTCCGAGGCACAAGGTCGCCACTGGTTTCTACCGTGAATTCGTTTTCCGGTGAAGGGGAAAAGAGTACTTTATATCCTGGCAGGATCTCGGTGTCCAGGTTATTGTTCGCCGTACAGAATACGCTTACCGGTTGATAGTTTTTTTGCAGCAGGGGGATGGTCTGCATGAAAAGTGCCACCGGTTTGAAGTGATGATAAAGGTGCTGTGTATGGATATAGCTATCCCAGTGCCAGGCGGTGGCTGCTCCGAATGAACCTGATAAAGCAGTGGCCCAGAGCGAGTTGTGAAGCGAGATGCCGGTAGGATCCAGGGCGATGATCTCGGTTGGGGAATGCCCGAGCCCGAATTCGCCGATGATGTTGGGTTTGTTCCATTGGGTGAGGTAATGCCGTGTGCCTGCCCATAAGGCAAGCTCAAGGTCGGGTGTCGTCTTGTAAAGATGGATCTGCGTGAAGTCGGTCATAGTGTTTTCCCACATTTCGGGATCATGGCTGAAATTGGCATAACTTGGTGAAATGGGGCGATGATGGATATCCAGTGAATCCAGATACTGGCCGGTCACCGTCAGCCAGGAATTGATCTCATCCTGATAGTCGTCAAAGTCACCGGTATTGTCTGTTTCTGTGAACAGCTCCCAGGCGGAGAGATGGGAGGAATAGCCCCAGCGGGCATTGATGTAGCGGAGTTTTTGTTTGTAATAAGAGCGTGCGGTGGCGTTGGTATAAAAATCCCACGTGTTCTGGCACGGGCCACCGTTCGTCGCTTTGTAGGGACTCCATTGCCAATCGTTGTTGCTCAGCGTGGAGACTTCATTATGGATCAGCGGACAGATTTGCAGGTAAAGCCCTTCCTCTTCCGACTTGTTCAGCACCCAGTCGAGCCACCAGGCGATGTTCATCCGGTTCGTGTAATTGCCCAATCCGGTATTGCTCCATTCGATGCCGAATGACCAGGGGGCCAGGATGATCTTGATGAAATTGGAATGGCTGGCAATCAGGCTGTCCATCCAGGTTTCATAAACATAAAACCCTCCTGCATATAAATTCCAGGGGATGGACATTCCGACCGGGAAAAAGTGTTCCCCGTTGCTGAATTTCTGAAAGTAGGTGCCGGTATTGCTGATAAATCCGGGATTGGCGGAGGGAAGGCAAACAAAGGAGTACGTCGCCGAATAGGAGGTGCCTGTTGCATCCTTGCAAACCACCATATAGAACCATGTACCGGTCTCTTTCGGACTGAACCGGATCTTCCAGTAGGGCGGGTCGTTCGGGATCAGAGGACCATCCGGCGGATTGGGTAAATAGTCCTGGTAATAGAATCCATCCACCTGGTAGACTGTTCCGGATGGCGAGGTGAACTGCCCTTTCAGATTGACCTGGCTGTAATCGAACGGATTCATGTACTGCGCCGTCATGATGACACTGACCTCCAGTTTATTGTACCTGCCGATCGTGTCGTTGTTCACCCAAATGGAATCATAGATGGCCAGGGACTGTACCTGAAAGGTTATCATAAGGAAACAGAAAGTAAACCAGAAGGTTAACCCGGGAAGGAGTCGGGATTGGGCTGGAACGATCAGAGTTGAAAATTTCATTGACTTCCGGTGTCTTTCATCACAAAGATAGCGATCTTTTTGGTGGAATCCTCCCTGGAAATCCGCAGGGTGTCCAAGACCAGAAAGTCAAAAGCTGAAAGGTTTTCAAAGGTGTAACCTTCTTCGGTCACCGAGAACCAGGAATCCCAGACGACGACTGTATTGCCGGGCAATTTCCCGGGGTGCCTGATCGCTGCGATCTTGCCCCGTTGCGCTGGGTCATACGGGTCAATGCCCAGTTGCATTCCAACATAGGGGTGGGAGTAGAGGTATAAATTCCCGGAGGACCCTTTTATTATCCCGGGAATGACCTCGTTGATCAGTTTCTGGTCAGCCGACAGATCCAGATCCCTGTCCCATTTCAGGGATGCCGGATTTCCCAGAAAAGGAAATGAGATGATGAATGCCAGGATGCCGTAGAAAAGGATTCTGTTGAGCCAGTGGAACCGGGTGGAGGTGATCCATTCCAATCCGCGCATACCGATAATGGCTGTCAGGGGAATGACTGAATTCAGGACCCTTCCCAATCCCATTGAATTGAAGATGCCCAGCGCCCAGAAAACCGTGTGGGCCAGGAAAAAGGCCAGAAAAGAACCATAGACCAGCAGAAGTTCTTCCGTGAAGAAGGGATGAGGCACGATGTGCCGTTTCCTGATCAGGTTCACTGCCATCCGGAGCAATCCCAGTAGGAGCATCCCCGACAGGGGTAATCCGATCACATAATAAAGCTTGAAAATAAAATCCGGCCAGTGGCCGGCACCATACCAACTGTCAAGGCTCAGGTAAGGGATCCGGCTGAATACCCATAAAAGATCGTGATAGTAAAAATAGCCGATGATTCCGTAGATCCCATGTCCGGTCAGCAGTAAAGGCAGATACCGGTACTGTTTTTTCACGAGAAGATACAGGGCAAACACCCCCGCGATGATCAGTCCCTCGGAACGCATAAAGGGCATGACGGAAACGATCAGGACAGAAAGGGTTGTGTTTTTTTTCAACATCAGATAAATCGATGCGATCAGGGCCAGGCCGAGCAAATGCTCCGTCATCCCGGAAAAGATGTACTTGAAGTAGACGGGGGCGGCAAAGAGGAAGCATAATGCCAGGTAAGGGAAAGGTACCCACCCCCTGGCCCCCTCCCTGCTCGCAGGGAGGGGGAGAAGAAAAGTGGAAGACTTCCCCCTCCCTGCTCGCAGGGAGGGGGACCGAGGGGGTGGGTAATCTTTTATACCCACGATCACCGAGGCAACCTTAATGGTAAAATACCCCGTAAAAGCCGCCACAATGCAGTTGAAGATCTTCATCCCTGTGAAACCAAACTGTGAAAACGGCGAGCTTAACAGGGTGAAAACCGGCTTGCCCCAGTGGTGAAGATACAGTTCAGGGTGAACAAATGCAAACCGCGAGATCAGGTAGTGTTCAATGCTGTCACCAGAATCACCGGTTCCATCTTTTACAAAGGCGATCAGAATGAAAATGACCAGAAAGCATCCAGTCGATGCCAGTGCCACGATCTCCTGTTTCTGTGCGTCTGTTTTCATGGATCGTTCATTTCGGAGGGGAGACAAGTAAATCAAGGAATTTGTTCCAGTCCCAGGTAACACCGTACCAGCACCCATCCCACGAATAGATCATTTTCAGGTTCAAAACAACCAGGATGCAAACAAGGATGATCCAGCACCATTTCAAGGCTTTCCGTGGGCGGTTCAGGATTGTATTTGCCAGATAGCCAAAAGGCAAAGCCATTACGGTGGTGTATTCCGTAAAGCTTCTGTTCCCGTATCCACAGCCATAGTACCAGTTCCACCAGGAGGAGAAAAGGTAAATGATCACCAGCAACAGAACGGCCAACGTCCTCCCGTTGTCTTTATGCCGGATCAGCATCAGGATGGTACCGGTGAAACCGAACAGAAGGACCGGATTGTACAGGATCAGTCCATTGTTGGTGGAAAAGAGGTATTCGGTGATCTTTGGAGAGAGCAGGTTCGTAAATCCTTCCCCGTGATACGTATAGATTATGAATTTATCATACGTGTAATTCCAGTAGAGCAGTTGTGGAAGAAAAAGTAGAAAAGCTATGAAAAGCAGGATGAGCACGTGTTCCCATTTCAGCAGGAATGAGATCCTCTTTGAAATTTCTTCGCGCGTTGCCGCATCCAGGAAGATGATTACCGGTAAAAAGACAGCATTCACGGGTCTGACCAGTATGATCATTGCAGCGGCAAGTCCGGTGAGGATGATCCATTTCAGGGCGGATCCGGATTCGGAAAACACCCGCTGCACTGCGAAAAGGTACAGGCTGAACAGGAAGAAGGAGTAGACGTGCGACATGCCCGTTTCGTCAACAGCATAGTAAAAAAGAGTTGTCCCCAGGAAAAGGGCTGTGATCGTAATGAGCGAAATGCCTTTCGAAAAATACCTCCTCAGCACGCGGTACCATAGGATGAGTCCCGCCATCAGATAGAACACTGCCGCCACATTGATCATTTTGTGGTATGGTTGGGAGAATCCGTCCCCGGGCGCATCTGACAGCGCCACGATGGCGTGGGTGGTCAGGAAAAAAGGTGTCATCATCACGGCCACACCGCACGTATATTTGGTGACAACCCGGTTCGTCGCGCTATCCAGCCGGAATCCATTCCCTGTGGCCGTATCGATGCCCTGCGGAAACCTGGATGCGTTAAAAGAATGGATAAAAGCTGCCGGAAGGTAAGCATAATATCCGGCTTTGTCGCCCCAGATCTCACTGTGGTAATTATGCAAGCCTGTTTTGCTGTGGCGGTTGAAGGATAAAAACAGCAGCAGCCCTGTCAGCAGGATCAGTAACACATTCCGCCACCAGGCCGGTATTTGTTTGCGTATGATTCGCCCTGTCATAATCAAACTGTAAGGACATTGAAGATGTTTATTTTTTCTGTCGCTCCAGCATCCACATTGCATCCAGCCGGAGCATTTCCTCCGTCGTTCGGTTTTGCTTTGCTGCCTTTTGGGCAATGGCTTCCATCCAGGCGGGATCATTCCGGATGGTTTGGATGATGCGTTCGATCTCCAGGGCCATTTCCTGCTGACCCTGTGAGATCCTGTATTGCCGGCAGGCCTCCTGGTAAAGGACTTCCTCCCGGGGCAGGCAATAACCGGAATACCCTTCCATCACCCGGGCAAGCATCGAACTGTCGTTTTCGATTTCTTTCTGAATGTTTTTTATCGAGCCCCACCGGGAGTAAAGGTCGGGGTATTGTTTCCAGAACATGAACCCGGCGTGCCGGTTCAACGTTTCCTCAACTGTAAGTCCTGAATCCGCCGCCTGTTGTTCAATGGTGCGCATCCACGCCGTATCAGCGGCAATGACCGATCGGTGATAATCCGTGCCCTTTCTTTTAAGGTAACCCGTCAGAT
Above is a genomic segment from Bacteroidales bacterium containing:
- a CDS encoding agmatine deiminase family protein, yielding MLNTNSHLFIRIFTSVLLVNFLFFAGTFTPAYSQQDKEIPVWQKMHYLSEEEMLIRSWDNRSFTPTDPAEGPVFNVAEFAPMQGVLIRYPLGIPYSLVAEMSEDIVVTTIVTGADQENTVKNLYQSHGVDLENCNFMYAPTDSYWTRDYGPWFIIDGNNEFGIVDFPYNRPRPNDDNVPVVLAGALGINLFGMDVVHTGGNYMTDFYGKSSSTTLVYTENADMSLQNPPLTPDEVDSRMFDYLGLSAYHVVEDPLNDYIEHIDCWGKFLDVDKVLIGQVPPSDPRYSEFEGVANYFEEQISGWGKPYEVYRVFTPGTSPGTPYTNSLILNDKVFVPQTGSSWDDEAMDAYQEAMPGYEIIGTYAEEGPGWQNTDAIHCRAKGIADLGMLWIRHMPLWGTKPQQDSYAIQATIIPLSGAAISPNSAKVYYKINNGNFIPLVMTSQNDTLYTASIPGAGETDIISYYLTVSDQSGRTANHPYIGPADPHQFTIQMNYEADIALNAEQIEATCLTGEAAGSTFVISNTGNMQLNFGIDANILEYKYYSCPIPDSPPPTAYSSNTFDELGWTEVYVGDDETISRWTIVYTWHTLYPGLLNHGSFWVQSPLGTVAKISGNIFPGTYTKNLDAFNGESMMGTWKIWIEDSGQEGGHQATGITMTLRSTFDPGPWLSVVPDTGQVLAGGQSQIQVQCDAGELMPGTYNGQLFISSNDPDESLLTLPVHFTVESLPYLAVSVDSLIYLNYDQMTYGQDFTVLNPGQQDILINTITKEGIGMFYWYIEPWDITLPYLLGGGDSLVFTVKVALPVQAPQAWMVYDTLYVESEFDLHKVLIGIDYNLISGTGNDATRNTSLSVYPNPFSGQVLVEMELSEDTYLKTEILGYNGQTIQILTEGKFGVGKHAFTWNPVIGSVPAGIYLLRISTEDAIMVRKLILIEP
- a CDS encoding DUF5060 domain-containing protein; this translates as MITFQVQSLAIYDSIWVNNDTIGRYNKLEVSVIMTAQYMNPFDYSQVNLKGQFTSPSGTVYQVDGFYYQDYLPNPPDGPLIPNDPPYWKIRFSPKETGTWFYMVVCKDATGTSYSATYSFVCLPSANPGFISNTGTYFQKFSNGEHFFPVGMSIPWNLYAGGFYVYETWMDSLIASHSNFIKIILAPWSFGIEWSNTGLGNYTNRMNIAWWLDWVLNKSEEEGLYLQICPLIHNEVSTLSNNDWQWSPYKATNGGPCQNTWDFYTNATARSYYKQKLRYINARWGYSSHLSAWELFTETDNTGDFDDYQDEINSWLTVTGQYLDSLDIHHRPISPSYANFSHDPEMWENTMTDFTQIHLYKTTPDLELALWAGTRHYLTQWNKPNIIGEFGLGHSPTEIIALDPTGISLHNSLWATALSGSFGAATAWHWDSYIHTQHLYHHFKPVALFMQTIPLLQKNYQPVSVFCTANNNLDTEILPGYKVLFSPSPENEFTVETSGDLVPRNSYLNYMLYGYLYPGSRNPPHFFVNYTKAGQFRVKTGSNVLLSTLKIYVDGVKVLEQVANSNSTYTVNVAVGNHEIFVDNSGSMYIEVEKYVFVNYAPVCRSFALKDPNQVSGWVQNRYYNYAYINQYGTPSPLSGGVMNFSGLNNSYYSFQWYNGSTGLPDSSSIKAVTNGNLVVSVPGIIWDAAYKITSLDSGIDADFTVSDSLLCKGDTASFTDLSTGITTGRQWQFPGGLPAYSTVPNPKVAYNTTGTFSVTLKVFNVFDTIVMMDTLLMQITTVPQVPGPISGPQQVCPGGEPVSYQVSPIGGADSYLWTLPPGMNGTSTTNQITVTLDSVMVSGPVTVKGINTCGQGAPKSLQVTVLPFPVISQQPESVVAEFNQNAQFEVSFLENLNYQWQMMHPDGTGWVSLVDDGVYQGTATSVLSIISAPPALNDRLYHCRVSGACGTPVISQAARLYVVPPGWMMTLQPQHHLIHILVSAWPTINGEPIIPGDYIGVFYESDGQMTCSGVTRWKGNMPVDILAYGDDPDTPVKDGFITGEAFRWKIHSMPDGEDFDAIPEYVLGPQVYTQGGQTLLGGLSAFRYIHSVNLPAGWSGISSYVVPINDSIVVLFGPIGDSLEVLSDPEDSYWPGGNLYSLLTWNPYQGYFCKVTNSVTLLVTGSETTDTEVSLVPGWNLLPVLSSFPVSTTETGIFSALGTNLVVVKEIAGPQIYWPSMNIFTLTALEPGRAYLIRVMESCTVQFPSNP